One part of the Rickettsia akari str. Hartford genome encodes these proteins:
- a CDS encoding NADH-ubiquinone oxidoreductase subunit NDUFA12 family protein, which produces MSWIDKFFITFFHKKVGEDEFLNQYYESRNIDYLGRSRRFVIYKNVNEPTTIPPSWHTWLHHLVDEIPKNIQLFPWQKNDKIVQKPPKTSNLKYSRWQP; this is translated from the coding sequence ATGTCGTGGATAGATAAGTTTTTTATTACTTTTTTTCACAAAAAAGTAGGAGAAGATGAATTTTTGAATCAATATTATGAAAGCCGTAATATTGATTATTTAGGGCGTTCAAGGAGGTTTGTTATTTATAAAAATGTAAATGAACCTACAACAATTCCGCCAAGTTGGCACACTTGGTTACATCATTTAGTAGATGAGATACCGAAAAATATCCAGCTTTTTCCATGGCAAAAGAATGATAAAATCGTTCAAAAGCCGCCTAAAACATCAAATCTTAAATATAGTAGATGGCAACCGTAA